The DNA window AGGTGTGACGGTGCGTACAGGAGGGTTGTTTCAGTGGAGCTGTTCGACTGTGCTATCTGACCACCATACAGTACATCTAAGGTTGAAACTCAAAAACACCTGGGGCCAGAAGTACAAACAATATGTACAGTGTTTATAATTCAGACAAAGTGTAATAGTTGAGAGAGAAGTGGGTGACATAGAATGTACGTAAGAGATGTGATCTTATCATTAATCCTTAACCCAAGTGCGCAGCAAAGTCTTGTTGAATTTGAGCTCTATATCAACCAATGATTATCTTTGGGGTGTTTAAAATTGACGACTGTGACATTCCAATCatgagatgatgatgtgatgagttAGTGGTGTGAGTGCTATAAATAGCCAAAACTGAGCATAACGACAGCTGTTCGGGTGCCTTTGGAGAACCTTGCTGATGAGCTACTTCCTTGCACCTCTCCTCAATGATGATCAAATGTGTGTTGAATCAGATGGAAGTATTGATAAggaaacatgcagaaacataGATtctaacattttacattttagtaaGTATTAGTATTCTAGTCGAGACTCTAATATTCACAGATAGTCTTTCATGTGATActaaaataatgaacaaaatTCAATTCCTCAGGTGCAATTAAAAAAGGTTGATGCACTTCAGTTGACATAACAAACACCCCCAAAAAGGCACAGATGGGACTGCACTTTAGCACTGTCCTGCTCCTCTGAACATTATAACAAGCACATGTGAGTGTCTACAGCTTTGAgataaaatggtgaaaaaccAAACAGCTCAAAAAGTGATATGAATAATGTGACAGGTGCAACATTGCTTCCAGTAATGCCCCTATACAGGTGTAGTATGGAATCCAGTATTCTGAAATAATTACCAGTGACCTTTGTATGTCATTGTGTTACAAAGACCAGTGCTGCCAGTGCTGCCAGTGCCAAGTAATGagtaagataagataagataacaCTATTGATCCCCAGAAGGGAACTTAAGCAGCTAGTCTATTACTATATCAAACCTCTTTCATGGGTGGTGGGGTGTGTATAGATCTATACATGTGTGTAAGCGTAGGTTCTGTTCTACCTATGCCCTTGTATTTAGAGGCCGTGTGCACTGAGAATCCATTGATAGCCCGCAGGTCCTCAGGGGAGAGCTGGTAGGGCGGTCGCAGCTTGATCTCTGTCTGCATGTCAGCCAAGTTGATCTTGGTGGACAGGGAACGTGGGCTGTTGTAGCGCTGTTTAGTCTTCTGGATGAAGGTGTCTGATGGATGACAGCGAGCACAACAACAAGGTGGTTAATACACGCATAAATACCCATTTGCATGGAAGcaattttaatatttgacaCTCTCAATTAtccctgaaatgtgtgtgtgtgtgtgtatatatatatatatatatatatatatatatatatataaaaatgtgtaataGTTTCCtgaacaaagtgaaaatgtttttttaaagtctaaacGCCAACTAATTTGGATTAAAGAATACTTTGTTAGATATAAACATGTTATGTGTTTTggaaattattatatttatctttttcccAAACATTTTGACTGTCAGGTGATTTAACGCTATGAGTAATTGAAAATGTTTGGATAacacagaaactgttcagcctAGATGTCATATGCGACGACATCCTCTAAagcaggcatgtccaaactgtTCCAcaaagggccatgtggctgcaggtttttgttccatcCAGTCAAGAGCACACGGTTTGACCAATGagctttctgaagactgagaccagttgattaaatgagtcaggtctgatgtgctgctgcttggttgaaaagaaaacctgcagccacatcagccctttgtggaatagtttggacatggctGCTCTAAAGCTTTTCAagtagggctgggtattgttaagaacctcatgatttgattttgattctttaGGTCGCAATTCAATTCAATATCGATTTGATTCACTTAAATGCTTTGATATCGATACTGTTGataattttttaattaaaaaaagcaatctTAAATTATAACTTTTTGCTCAAGGAAGTTCAAGtttgaattgaaatgtaaacaaaggtaCTCAATGTGTTTAGTTATAAAACAGTGTAACCATAGTTAAGCTATgaaagtgccattgtttctgggactgcatggtacatttttgtcttaCATGAACATAGACATAACCGTGGTCCCTCTTCCCTATGGTTAGACGCAAGGGGGTAAAGCGCTGACATtgaacccccctctctccccagAGGAGAGTGCTAACCGCGGGTGCAGAGTGCAGCGGTCAGGGTGAGACCGGCTGCGCTGGGAGTTTACAGTCTCCAAAAGAGCGGTGCGTCAGACTTCGGCTACCCGCCTCCGCAGCTCCAACGGTGTTTCCATGGCGCATCACCCTCTGACCCTTGAGTGAGGTCGCGGGCGaggcgcttccagctgctggaggcggggACCGAGAGGCATCCTGTGAGGAACAGCGGGTGGTCGGCAGCCACTGCTCGTCTGAATCGATTCAGAGGATTTTATGAATCGATactgaattgggaaaaaatTGCAATGCATTGATGAACTGATATTTTTGCCCACCCCTATGTTCTAGTGAGCAGGGCAGGCATTCTGTACAGTGCTACAAGCTACTGTAAGAAGACTGAGCTAGctaagtagtttttgtgtttaaatgtgtgatatttattcagtttggcAAAGATATCCAGAAAACAATAACATCAGCTCAAGGCTGATTCAACAGCGACTAGAAATggtctctgctgctggttgttACTACGGGTTGGAATGTCTGCTGGAGTAGTAAACGAGGTTTCATCAGAAACAGGGATCTACCAACATAACTGGCTGTTTTCCGATTAGTCAGAACCCATGTATTTCCATGGAAAAGGAGATAACACTTTTGAAAAAGTTCATGTATTTTGAGAGTTAACTGCCCTACAACATGAATACAGTTTGATTATGTCTCTTATTTCGTTGTTAAGTTATATAATCACAATATTGCTTAATCAAGTTTTGGCACCATTACTTTCTCTAAACCCACCTTTTTCACATTTACCtcagatgtgttttgtatttagCCGAACAAAAGATATTCTGGAAAAGTAATCATTATGTAGGAGAAATCTGTAATACTTCTTCTTTCACAACCTATCTTTCCACCAAATCATTGATGAACCAAGACACTCTTTGAATCTGAGCTGAATTCATTCACCATTAGACAGCTGACACATTCTATAAAACTCCATGGAGCTCACCAAATTCAATGAAGGAGTACGGACGCACGGCGCTGCTAATTCGTTTGGTGTCATAGGTGACGATAAACTCCTTCTGCAGCTCGTCCAGGAAGCAGAAGGCCAGCACATTGGGGTAGTTTGCAGTGCACACCATCAGGTATCCAACACCCAGTGAGCTTGTGAagctaatacacacacacacacacacacacacacacacacacacacacacacacacacattattgcTTTATACACACTACACTCTTTTCTCTTGACAGAAACTATGGAACACTGTAATTAGGACACCAAGCTAACTACAGTGCAGATTATAGGGGGAAAAACATAATGGCATTTCTGAttctgcaggctgctgctttAAACACTGTACAAACACTATTTCAGCACATTTGAGCCTAAAATGTACACGTTCACAGCTCATTAAACACAATTCCACATCCACATTCATATGCACTTCGGCAGACACTCTGTCTTTTGGCCCTGTAGTGTTAATTGATACACAGAGCACAAATTAAATTCCCCAGATACAAAGACTTCTTCATTATCTGAATTGTTAAGAGCACAACTGGGGGGAAATCCGGTTATCAAAGCAACATCTAAATTGATGTGGAACATAAATGTCAACAAATAGTACAGACTGATGTGATGATTACCATGAGGCTgcacaaaacattaaaagcattgCATAGTATAGAAGATATCTAAAGGATTAGGTTGAATCTGACATTAGCATGTCACTGTGTACCTGCAGAAATCAAGCAAccatttaataaataaatatcaaaaggAGTCAGTACAGTTAGGCAATCAGTATACACCTACTACACATCTACTTGGTGTATTTAATCCTGATCTAAGTGTATCAGAAATGTTACAGCTACTAAATTAAGTACCGGTATGTTaatttttaaagcagttttcaTTCCTGACATTCAAAAaagtgtttcacaataaaatacaaaaaaaacagatgatttcAAGGGTCCACAGGGAACAACTTTCTACAATTAGGAGCCACGACTTGAAAGGCACAGTCtactttatttttacacctGCAGGGTGGAACAACCATTGAGTCTGAAGACCGCAGAATCTACAATAGATACAGGGCAGTAGTGGCTCACTGGTGCAGGCAGGGACCTGACAATGCAGAGGTTGAATACCGACTACAAAAAACTTTAATTGGATTCTGAATTTAATCggaatctttaaaaaaaaaaaaaaaaggtctgctTTGACTAGTGCACATCACATCTGACATCCTACTTGTGGAAAAATTTGCATCCGATTATCTTTGTCTTGACTGCACAGACCGCAGTCCTAATGATATTTTTCTGATACTGGAGtagaaaaaatgtcataaactcACTGTTGagttaaagacaaaataaagttGGTCCCAAGCATAAATCCATGGTGACAACACCCATTGCTTTTTGGCAtcaagaacattttgtttttttggagctggggaggatatcctgaCTAGTATCTGGGAGAACCAGAGGACACAACATGGTAGTAACTTAATCAGAAGGTGGCCACGCCCTAAATAATATCCTGCTTTATTGTCTGTTGTACTCTGAACAGGACCATAATCTATAAAAGTACAACATCATGCTGCATCGAAGATTTGAAACCAGCAACTGAGACCATAAATTTGTGAAGAAACTATTTAAATCCATCAGGTAAAtagtagggtcattttctcataaccTTTCACACAATCTGACTACTTTTTGCAACCAGTTgagttgccccctgctggccatcgGAAACAATGCAGATTGAAGCAGGAAGGTCTgtccatattttatacagtcaatGGCTGGTCCTCAGGTTTAACTGCTGACATATGAATTTGACTTACAGCATCAATATGTTAAAACTGTTAATCAAAAGACTGCAGTATACAGGTTATATTAAGGTTACTGCAAAGTCCCTAAATGCTATCACCtacaatatattttaaatcCCTGTAAATGTCCACATAAAGTCAGCTATCAACATTACTGTTTACCACagagttatttttttaagcaaaatgaTACAAGGAATCTTCTCCAGCTCTCATGGCATAGAAGTAAAACAGATATCAAGAGCCTCAAAAAAGTCTACACTATCAGAGAACAGATTAACCTGTGACTTTAACCACTACCTGCCTCCGTCTGACCTTCACTTTCATCTGACCTTCTCATCGTCAGATGCTTCAGACTCCTTGATTAAAGCGACTCTTATCAGAAGAGACTGGTTGGTGAAAGGTATAGCAGGCTTGTTAATGGCCAATTCTCAGAGTTTCTTTTGAGCTCATGTTCTCTGTCTTAGTAAGACTAATTAGCTCTTAAACTGTGCATGAGCAAGTTTCAAAGCATTTCCCTAAGCACCAGTGGGGCTTTTAGAAGCATTTTGACATCTTAAATGAGGTCCCAGCTGTCAaatcattcaaattaaaaagcatttttccaTCAAAGTACTAACAGAGGGGTCAAGAGGAGGGCAGGAAAACAGTCAGCAGTGGGCTGTTTAATCACCCTCGGGGATCAATGAATTAATATTCTCCAAGACACCAAAGTTAGATCtctaaactttattttaaaccaGGAATATAAAATATGTTAAGTGAATGAACCCAGTCTTACAAATACTTCTCTTATCAGGCAAGTACAGTTATCTTACAGAGTATCATAACTGGATGTACATGTTTTATTGGCTTTGggaatttaaaataaagatcCCAAATGACTTACTTGACATTATATGGTCCAGTCTTGAGTGTGCAGCGGTCGGGGAACTGGCTGAGTTTCTTGGAGAGACCTTTGAGGTGCTTCTTGGTTTCCTGAAGCTCTTTGTCCTGCTCATAGTCTGTGgatgcagagagaggcaggccATCCCCGACCCGAACCACTGAGGCGAACAACACCATCGACATCTTACAGCTCTAGTAAACTCACTGAAGCCCTGGAAACAGATGGAGCAAAggcgaaaaaaaacaatttattgtGCACATGTATCTAATGCTGTTGTCCAATACATGGCTCTCAATTTAGTCAATATTGTAGGATTCAGCGATGTGGCGATATTTATCATGTGACAGCAGGAATGTGTCCATCGCAAGAGATCTGACAATGCTGTTTCTACGTGACATCAGAGCTACAGCTagtgttctgctgggaaaaccTTGATCCTGGCATTTGTGTGGATGCCACACGCACCGCCCACCCAAATACCATTGCTGACCATGTACACCCGTCATGACAGTGGCCTCCCTAGAGGGACACCTCGCCTTGCCACACCACTGAATCTGCTCAGGAATAAATAAAGTCTCGACCTAGCCTACAAATCAAGCATCCATGGGAAGTTCCTGAAACAAGTCTGGTCCATGGAGGCCACACCTTGGATTGGGAAATTGGAGGCCACGCTTACGCCTTTGGCTCTCATACTTCTACTATCGGAGAGTTCCTTGTCATAAAGGGTAGACCTTAGtttgcagcagtgtttgtttgggCTGGGTGGTACATGTCAAGAGACATTTACATGAAGGCAAGGACCAGAGGTTTCCCAGAAGAATAtagcattataatgaagtaacACTACTCATTTCACCTGTGGgtcttttaatgttgtggctgatcagttTGAGATCAATGAGTAGCAGAGTCTTTAACAATGTTTAATCTTAAGTTTCAGTTCTTGTTGACAGCATTAATTTTCCCCTTTTCACCTTCAAGAAGCTAGCCTACAGGAGTCAAAcgaaacacacattttgtttttcaaagtcagaaatattacacatttataaTCTCTTGTTTTatgagaaactgaaaaatgaaggGGGTGGCACTTAGATACTGCTTATTTTGCTGTATTAAGTGCTGTGTACTATCATGGCTTCCACAAATGTACCCTCCCTGCTTCTTGCAATACTATCAGTTCCTGTCAAACTGACACTTCCTCTAGATTAGAGGTAGACCAATTATATATCCGGATAATTTTGGGCCGATATTCAACGTTTCTTGGattatctgtattttgttttgtgtctgattgctgataaaatcaatatatttaaaatgtatggtattttggctgtgatgcagcataATTTCTCTGTTAGTGATCACCAATCTGTGGTCTCAGTGTCCACAATACTTCCTGATGTCATCTGTAATAGCCGAGTAACTAAAAGGATCAAATAAATGGAGTTGAGTGAAAGCATGAAGAAGCAGACAATGGAGAGTAACTCAAAATTATATATAACTAtgatacttgagtaaattgtagTTGGTTACATTCCATAAATGGCTATTCTCAATTTTGAGAAtgaaatttttatttttcctgtaaacacatcagtttcAATTATCAGTTATCTGTCTCCTGGATGAATAATAATGGGTATCAGCCCttgaaaaagcatttcagtCAACCCTCAGGAAATCCCAATGAAAGCTGGCTATGAAGTGAGTGATGCTGGTGCACAGCGCAAGTCAAACCGTGTACAAGCAAGCACCATCGTTATCCCCAAGCCGCAGTCAGTACTTACTGTATGTAAACAAAAAGACGGACACATTTATTGGTATTGACACAGCAATTACAACTAGTAAGGAGTATTCACGGTATGTTTTGTGAATAAGTAAAAAGTTCATCCAGAACAAAGCTCGTCTAAATAAATCGTTTTGACAGTGGAGAACATTTAGTGTTGTTTTCCCAAGAGGTATCTCCACGACTGCAGAACAGTGTGTACATTCTCTCTTGTAGTTGGTTAGATATCAAGCTCAGTCATTACTGTGTAATGTTAGATGAATATTTCAGACAAGGTTTATGGAATCTGAATGTgctaaagttaaataaatatgtgaGTTTAATTCAAGTTTATATCTTTTCTgacagtttactgtcagagcCAAAGAAATTGTGTTGGCTCATCATGCATGCATGAGCTTGGGTTGCACACTACAATTCAGTTTTGGTGgcacaattaaaatgtttaagagcctctgctgctctcagtaACGACCACAACCTGTCGGTGGGTGTCTGGTCGGTTGTTAGAACCATGGACAGCTCCACAGACTGAATACAGGGATGTTCAGAGGAAGCCTACATTCATTTTACATGCTTTCACCGAAGTCGTGGAAAACATTTACCAGCTACAACATGAACTGGAGAGCCAAAAACCACTAACGTCACCTGTCTTCATTCACTAAAACAACAGCCTTCAAGAGTTCGCAACGGGGTTTTGACGtttatgctagctagctaatccttagcagcagttagtcagAAGCTAGGAGGTGAGGGGGTCCATTTAACGCTGCCAACATAAAACTCGCTTGAAACGTTTCAGGCTTCCTGTTTAACAACTTCTgtctattgttttttctctatttattATGTATGTGGTCGGTTTGGAAAAATAGGAGAGCTAACGTCAGAAAACGAGCCGCACCAGCCTAGATTAGCCAGCTAGCCGCCATTAGCAGCTAACTACAGTAGCTTGTCCACTGACATTTCCTtcgtgctaacgttagcaggcTAATGAGCTAAGAGCTAACTAGTTTGTACACCCACAGCAGGGCAGAGGTctaacaaaaccaaaacaaagcacaaatgTCCAACAAGTTGAGATACTAAGTTGGGTGTTTAATACCTGGTGAACGAGTTCAGCATCATGTGGACATCTGTGATATGCAGGTATGAAAGTGCAGGGAGCAGAGAGTGGCAGCTAGAGAATCACAGACAGCGGGATGATTCGTTTACGTGGCTATTTcgcagtgcattgtgggtaaggACAACCTCTCATCAGCAGCGCAGCAGAAAAAGCAATATGCTCTGTTATCATGAGGTATCAGATATACTTTGAATTATGTCTAGTGTTTGACTCGTGTCCcgaatattaaaataaatatttggatACAACTCAAGAGATGTTTTGGCTTCCAGCAAAACTGTgcaaaaatcattaaaaatgtaattaatatgTAATATAGTCCTAAATAGACGTGCTTCTTCTGCTTAAAGGAGCCAgtttctcatttgtttccatttcttaGTTGtctctcatttatttttgttcttaatTTATGGAACCACAATGTCTTTGTATCTGTCCCTAAGATGACGAAGACACGCACCCTTCTGAAGGAATATTGTGGACAAAATCATTGGTTAGTATTTCTGTATGACAGTTTCTTATttaagtttctttctttcttgatttCTGTGCTTATCAATTTTCCTCATTTACTTTTTGGGGTTTTGTCTTGTAATGTTATTGTTCATAAGGAGCAAGAAATGTTAATGCAAAGAGAAAGAATGTCATAATTTTTCTTGAccgaataaactgaataaacaaactgactttaaagcaCAACACAGTCTCATACTGCATgcctgtgtttatatgtggcggaccctgccttctttctagcttcaaacagtgctctgagaccttattttccatcttgtttattcactcatggaaGAAGTTTATATTAAACTATCAGTGTTGTAACTATTAAAGTTCATTGTTTGAattcttcttcaaaactacatagtgcgcCTTTAATTGTCTTAATTacaattttaataataataataataataataataataataataataataataataataatgatagtaataaCAGTGGCATTTGTGTTCTTAGAactatctttttttatatattgttcTGTATTctaggttgttttttgtttttattgctttttcagTATTACCATAAGTTGTACAAAGTTCTTTGAATTGAACAGAAATAGGAATACTTCATTTTTAACCACATCTCCCACAGGCAATGAGTGATGTGGCCAAGAGGATTAAATATTATCAAATCATTCTTATCTAAAGGTGAAAGATTTCCTCTGGAGCTTTCAGTCACATCTCAAGCCGTAGACATTGCAATCACATCTTCAGTGCCTCAAACCCCTCAGCTATTGGAACGCCCTTTAAAATACCTCGCCTTTTCGACACAAAGTATAGTTGAAATAGTAAAGTGATGTGGACAGCATGAAGCAAAACAGAACATACCAATCATAAGTAACAGTTTGGTTACAAAAATACTGATTACATTTTCGCTATAAGGTCTGTGGACAGTCATTGCACTACTGCAGTATATTCACTCATTTATataaaattattaatattaatgagctCATTTACTAGTTATAGATACTCTGTTTCATAATTCAAACTTCCTCTTTTTAGGTTACTTGCTCCAGTTGCTTCTTTGCCTCTGAAGCCAGCGACAAATTAGCCCTTTACTCCCAGGCTGACTGAGATCTTTTTTGTGATAGaattaaaataacatgaagAATGAATAATGCGTATCCAGAGCCAGCCAAGCTTTAGTGCTTCCACTCAAACCTGAAATAGGCCATTCACTGGCATCAGCATTTTCCCCCTTACTTTCATACATTTCCTGTTAGAATATGGAACACGGTGCAACTGTGGttggaggaaatgaaaacagcaacacagagacGGTCTGTGGCCTCATCCTTTACACGTACCCATGCAATCTCCCCAGAGCCCAGGAAAGGTGTCAGCCTCAAGGGGACCTCCTTAGTACCCCcatgtcctgtgtgtgtgtgtgtgtgtgtgtgtgtgcgtgtgtgcgtgtgtgtgtgtgtgtgtgtgagagagggagaaagacagacacacagagtgaaCGTGAATGATGTATGTCTGCTGTTGCTGACAAGCTGATG is part of the Acanthopagrus latus isolate v.2019 chromosome 9, fAcaLat1.1, whole genome shotgun sequence genome and encodes:
- the sec22a gene encoding vesicle-trafficking protein SEC22a, translated to MSMVLFASVVRVGDGLPLSASTDYEQDKELQETKKHLKGLSKKLSQFPDRCTLKTGPYNVNFTSSLGVGYLMVCTANYPNVLAFCFLDELQKEFIVTYDTKRISSAVRPYSFIEFDTFIQKTKQRYNSPRSLSTKINLADMQTEIKLRPPYQLSPEDLRAINGFSVHTASKYKGIAPTQMLEPVTLSGIVSCVLSVLCGGLNLLRGVHAIESILQNDDEDFNYVIAFFLGTAACLYQCYLFAYYSVWRNSKSFLAFALICLSNMYLYELRNMWQILFHVAVGAFMTLQIRLRQPLGKAPDYNV